TAGCTGCACGGACGTCCGGTCAAGTAGTTATTTAAGTCACGGTTCGGCTGAAGGAAGTTCTTCCTGGCACCTTCCGTTGTCTCCACGTCATACTCCTGATCACCGATCGTGTGGTAAATCGTTAACGAAGACATATCTTTTGAGGACTTAATCACTTCAAACACATGTTCATCCACATAAGGGCTCTGCATAATCACATTCCCAAAAACATTCGGAAACTTCACCGCTGTCATGAACGAAACCGTTCCAGCAAGCGAATCCCCGACAAGCGTTCGACCACTGCCCATATGATAACCCGGCAGCTCTTCATCAAGGAACGGAACCACTTCGCGGATGAGGAAATTCACATATTCCGCCTGCTTCTTTCCGTCCGGATGATATTTATCCTGTCGATCGTACTTGTCCCTATAATGAATACCAATAAAAATGGTATTCTCAATCTTTCCTTCACCATGCAGCTCATCACTTAGTGTGGCCGCACGTCCCAGCTGGAAATAATCGTTACCATCTTGCATAATACAGAAATGGTACTTATACAAGGGGGAGAAATTTTCTGGGGTGTACACTTTTAGTGTCATTTCTTCATCTAGATAGCTGCTATTAATTGTATATTCAGTCATGGATCCTTTTCTACCCAAGCCGATTACCTCCTTACATGCAAATAAGCTCCTATCAGAATTCCCGCTGCCTTCTGTACATAAACGTACCATAACTATTTTATCATATAATTATGTAAAAAGTAGAGAAGAGGAAGAAAGCGCTTGATAAATAGGATATTTTGAGGATATTTACATGAGCTTCACAAAAAATTAAAATTCTGTTGACACGAATTCAGTTACGTTGTATATTATTAGTTGTCAGACGACATCTTATTACATACGATTCCGTAGCTCAGCTGGGAGAGCGCCACCTTGACAGGGTGGAAGTCGTTGGTTCGAGCCCAATCGGAATCATCCATACAAAGTGCGAAGGCGTTATGATCCGTATCCAGAGCGGGTTGTAGCGTCTTTTTCTGTTTTGATAACTTTTTTTGCGAATCCTGAAGACTTATCGCAGGGTTACGCTCTTAGTTTTCATTCAGCAAGCAAGCTTTTTCCGCAATAATACGGAGAGAGCTTGCTTTTTTGTGTTTAGATGAATTATTTTATATGTTCATTTCGATCAAATCGGCAAAGGAACCCGTAACGCGGAAGGGGGTGGAATATACGTTACATTTAGAGAAATTCACACGGAAAAAAAGTGTACTCGCTGACTTGATCGAACCAACGACCTATGATGATATTTGACTAATATACCTAACGTAACAATGTAAGATTAATAAGGAAGAGTTGAAAAAAAAGAAATAAAGTAGTTATTGAAGGAATATGGAAAGATTTATCGAATTATTTTGTTATTAAGTCATTAATTCTTTTGAGATAAGGAGGTCAGTAGGCGGTCATAATGTCAACGTTTCGTAGATCATGGATTTCAGGTTTTAATAAAATTATGGATGACAGAACAGTCGAGTAAAGGAAGGTTAATCTCATTCTTAACGTGTACAAGAATGGAAGTTAAGCAACCGTTTACCTTTAGACTGTTCTTTTTTTATCTTTACCAAGCTAAGCCTTTTCTTAATGTCCATTGCTTTAGATCAGGTTCATAAGGAGGCATGGTGGGGTTCCATGGATAAAATAAATTCGCAATTTTTAAGCATGGGAGATCAGGATCGTAAAGTTATTTACCTGAAGAAATACCTGAAAAAGTTCGGTTACTATCATTCTTGTCCTTGTCTTGAAGAAGCATTCTGCAAACATCTCGATAAATCGGTGAAGGATTATCAGTTGTATTTTGGATTGTCTATCACCGGAAACTTAGATGAACCTACTATTACTCAGATGCAAAAGCCGAGGTGTGGACTGCCTGATTTGTTACCTGGGGAAGATGTTCGCGAGAAAGTAAACGATTATAGCCTAAGTGGTGGTAGATGGGAAAATACGAACATCAGGTATTTTTTTCAGAATGGAACGAGCGATATTTCTGGGACAACAGAATGGGACATTATGCGGCAAGCAATGGATCGTTGGGCGGATGTTACGCCTTTAACATTTACACAAGTGACGACGGAAGCGGATGCTGATATTCGATTTTTATGGGCGACAGGAAGTCATGGAGATGACGATCCCTTTGATGGTTTTGGAAATGTACTGGCTCACGCTTTCTATCCACCCCCTGTAAACTCACGTCCTACTGCTGGTGATGTTCACTTTGATAACGATGAAAAATGGGATACAGAGGACGGTGGATTTTGGTGGTGGAGGCGACGTGATCTTCTTACTGTGGCGATACATGAAGTCGGCCACGCTCTTGGTCTGGCTCATTCCACTATAGGTAACGCGATTATGTGGCCTACTTATGAAGGGGAAAGGAGGACTTTACATTCAGATGACATTGAGGGGATACAGGCGCTTTATGGTTCTCCAGTCAGGCCCGCCGGTTCAAGGTTCGCAGAAGCAAGCATGTGGGCATTAAAGAACACAGGAGGATACGGAACCATTTCAATTGATTTAGGAAGCCCTCGGCGATTTGTCGCATGGGGAACCATCACCATGTTGGATTCCCTATCCGATTTAGATAGAGATAACGCTGTCGTTGCAGAGGTGTTTCAAGTTGATGGGATAGAAACATGGAAAGCTGTATCTGGCGGTGATCACTGGGGTGCTGCCGGTAATTCCTCTAATGTACACCAGGGAGCGTATGTTGGGTTTGGACAAACCATTACTTTTCGGATTCGTTCCATGCACCCTAATGATATGGAAGCTTATGGTGTGGGGTCAGTTATGGTACTTGATGAATGATAGACAAACCCAGAAAGGAAAATGCCGATGTTAGTTTATATGATCTATGATAAAAGCAATGGAGAAATCGTACACATTCATCGTAATGTAGATATTAATGGAAGAAGCTACACGTGTACAGAAGAAGAAATTCACCGCATGATACCTCCTCATATTGATCAAAAATCTGTCGGCTTTATTTCAGCTGAACTTGAACAACCTCCTTCAGGAAGGCAAGTGAAAATGAGTGTAGATGTTACGAAAAATACGCTTATTCAAACATTCATCGATAAAGATGCACCTATTGAAAAGAATGAATAAAAGTCAGGAGGTTGAATATGGATGCATATGAAATTAGTATGTGGGGATTAAAAAATCATGGCGGCAGCAACACCGTGACGATTGATCTCGGACGGAACAGAAGCTTTCTTGCCTGGGCATCCGTAACCATGATTGATTCACTTAATGATTTTGATGCGGACAATGCTGTTGTTGCAGAGGTGTTTCAGGTTGATGGAGTCGAAACGTGGAAGGCAGTATATGGAGGGGAACACTGGGGTTCTGCCGGAGATTCTTCCAATGTTCACCAAGGAGCTTACGTAGGATACGGCCGAAGAATCACCTTTCGGATCAGGTCGGTTCATTCAAGTGATTTAGATTCATATGGTATGGGTGTAGTAGTAGCACAATAAATTAAAAATAAGTATATTGGAATGACTAGCGGACTGAATAAATAGGACTGTCCGTCCTATTTATTCAGTTTTGCACCTATAGAGACAAATCATTTGATTAGCATTTTTTATACATAAAATTTCAAATTCAGCTATTTTCAAAAAAGCCTCTTACAAGTTTAGCTACACTTTTGGGAGGCTTTTTCTTACATGTTTTTAGTAATGAAAGCGTAAATTTTAATAAATATCATTTTGTCAGCAATATTTAGAAGTTCGGGAAGCTCAGAGTTCTGAACTTTACAAAAGACTCCTCATTGTATATTCATTATTCATTTTTTGAATGAAAAACCACCTTGATTACACAATGGCCTGGAAAATTATATCCTTTTACGTAATATAATAGTAGTGGGTATTTAAAACTAAATGAGGGGAGATTGATCAGTGGAAACATTCTTAATGATCCTAATGTTAACGGCTTTAGCAGGTATGGTAGTCTTTATTGTTTTAACTTTCGTAAAAGGTAAGGATAACAGACGCAGGAATTTGGCTAAGTCAGGTGGTTGCTTATACTTATTTCTAGCCCTGGCAATGATTTTAGGATCTGAGGATGGAGCTTTCCAAACCTTCGTAGGAATTTTGATGTTAACAGCTTTTGCAGGTACGGTAGTCTTTGCTGTCCTAGCTTTCGTAAAAGGTAAAGGTAACAGGCTCAGGAACTTTGCAAAACCAGGTGGCTGCCTGTTAGCACTTCTCGTTATAGTCGTTATTGGAGCACCAGTTGAAGAAACGCCTATTGCTCAAGAAGTTACAACGGAAGCTTCCGCAGAGGCTGAAGAGAAAGTTGAGCAGGAAGAGGAAGCAAAGAAAGTAGAGGAACAAGCAAAAAAAGAGCAAGAAGCTGAGGAGCAGGCGAAAAAACAAGAAGAAGAACGAATAGCAAAAGAAGAGGAAGATCGTAAAGCTAAAGAAGAACAAGAAGCAAAAGAAGCTGAGGAACAAGCGAAGAAAGAAGAAGAGGAACGAATAGCAAAAGAAGAGGAAGAACGTAAAGCTAAAGAAGAACAAGAAGCAAAAGAGACTGAGGAGCAGGCGAAAAAAGAAGAAGAGGAACGAATAGCAAAAGAAGAAGCAGATCGAAAAGCTAGGGAAGAACAAGAAGCTGAAGAAGCCAGTGTAACGGTTTCTCAGGAACAGGCGGTTAGAATGGCTAAGGACTATCTGGACTACACGGCATTCTCTAAATCAGGATTAATCGATCAATTAAAGTTTGAGGGGTTTAGCACAAAAGATGCAACTTATGCTGTAGAAAACATCACGGTCGACTGGCAGGAGCAGGCGGTTATTATGGCTCAAGATTATCTTGATTACACTTCTTTTTCACGCCAAGGACTAATTGAGCAATTAACTTTTGAAGGATTCAGCACAAAACATGCGACCTACGCTGCAGGCCAGGTTGGTTTGTGAAAGATAACGGGAGCAGAAAATAGGCTGCTCCCGTTATCTTTCAATCTATTTTTTGTGTAACCACAATTTTAAAATTGTTAGCATTATTATAATGATTCTACTTACCGCAACAGCCTTCTAAGTTGTTGGTCAATTTACTATAGTGATCCCGAATTGTTGTCCGAACCCAATTGTTATCATCTATATAAAGTGCGAAGGATTATGCCCCGTATCCAAAGTCGGTGGTAGCTTCTTTTTCTTTACTGAACAATCTTTACAAATTTCCTGAGGATTTCTCGCAGGTTTAGCATTTAAAATAGACCTTCTATAAAAAACTTTTTGAATATAGTATGTATGATTTGGAAGGAAAAAGTGAAAGTGTTAGACTTGATTTATCTTTGAACCTTTCACGATTGCAATGGGCATGCCCCCTGCGAAAGATTATTCAAAGGTGTGGCCTCACCTTCAATTAAAGGGTGGGGCTTTTTCTTTTAAATCCTTTACATAAGAATCCCTGGAGTTGTTTTGGTAACCCCGGGGCTGATTTTTTAACTTAATTCCTGGTAAAGTTCATTTGGGTTAATAAAATTAATACTACTGACATTACCTTCTTCATCCGTTTGGGTATGGCCTCTGATTTCCACGGTTTTACTTTCACCGCTTTTGTTATTTGTATAGGACACATCCATAGAAAATTTGTAATAGCCTTCCTTATCTTCTATCGTTATACCTTCCGTTTTTAACTGAGCATCGGGATGTGCTGCTTTTAGGTAATAGGAAGCATCTGGAGAGTCTATAAAAGAAGCTTCATAGAAACTGTCACTTACATAGGGTTTATAATGTTGTTCAAAGTATTCGGCATAATCACTAAGGTGCTTCTTGAAGTCTTCGCTTCCAAACCCCTCGTTTTCCATACCGTCTAATGCTATTTCCAACTTTTCAGTCGGTCCATTAAACATGCTCTCTAAAGCAGCTCGTATGTTTTGCTTACTCTCACTTTCATCCTCTTTCTCTTTGGTTTCTTCGGCTGAGGATTCGGAAGTTGAGTTGTTTTTTTCTCCTGAGGAACTTGGACCTGAACCAGAGCTGGAGTTAGAGCAGCCAATAATTAAAAATAGTAAAGAAAACCATACAGCAAGCTTAAAATACTTCTTAATACCTCTCATATTCAAAACAAAAATCCTCTCCATTATAAAAATTTTACTTACGGTCTGTTTACGAGAGATTCTCTTATAAAGTTTCATATTATTCTATATTTGTATAATATTGGAATTTGAAGATGCAATGAAACAAATAAACGATCAACTTTAGCACGTTAATACTCAAGGAACCCGCCCCGCCTTCTGCCAAAGGCGGGATTTTTCTACTTCTGCGTACGATTTGATAAGATGGCAGTCTTTATTTTTTAAAACCTCGACTTACTTTTAAAAGTGAGTAAGCAAAGCATTGGCTACTTTGAGCCTGTGCTTTGCGTTTTGTCTGTTACGTTATAAGTATCTTTATGACTTCTTTTTACTACGTAATTCATGGACCCTAAGTCTTTTTTCTTCATGCGTCCATTAATTCGCAGGCTGTTTGTCTTATGTCGAAAGAACTCACGTGCTCCATTGTAAGTGGTGTACCAGCGCCTGCCGATTAGGGTAAAGCCTCCATAATCGTGCTCGGAAAGTTTTATTGGTCGAAAACACGTGCCAAACACTTCGTCTTCCCATTCAATAATACCTAATGCTTCCTGTTCATCCATCCACATGCTGCATATTTTTTTCAATACTACTCCCCCTGAAAATAGCTTATTTCACCAAAAACCAGTTCTGAAATGGCCGCTTTTTTGATGATGAAAGTTTAATAGATGTACCAAACGATCACTCCTTCTCTCTACTAGTATTAACTACCTATTATTCCATAATTTTCTGTGAAATTCCACAATTGAAAAATAAATTAGAGATAGAAAAAATCCTGAAATTGAAGGTAAGACCTTACGTCAAAGGAGAAATACAAGAGTAGCAGGTTTTCACAAATTTTCACATCTGCCGTAATAACCAGATCCCCGACATGGGCAATAAAAGTACGGAAAATAAAAGTTATCACAATACGATTTTCTCATGTATAGTTAAAGCATAATGCAGGAAGAGTGAGCACGGACTTAAATATACTAAGGGGGAGATAGAATGCGAAGGATCATCTTATCGACTGAAAGCGGTGCCGACTTACCGGATGATTTAGTTGAAAAGTACAATATTCAAGTCGTCCCTATGCACGTCATTATGGATGGTAAGGATTATTTAGACGGTTCATTGCCGGTTCAGGATATATATGACTATTACGAACGTATGAAGAAAATACCCTCTACGACCTCCACAAATGTTCATGAGTACCAAGAATTTTTTACAAATATAAGAGAGAATTTTCCGGATTGCACCATTATCCACATTGGCTATACATCAAAAGCGTCTTCATCTTTTCAACATGCGGTCATTGCTGCGGAAGAATTTGAAGACATTTTTCTTATTGATGCTCTAAACGTTACGGGAGGATTGGCTGCCATTGTACTGGACGCTGCTAAAGCTTTAGAAGAGGAACCTGACATTGAAACGGAACGCTTCGTTGAAAAGATAGAGGCAATTGTTCCTAAATCAAGGCTGGCTTTCATCCCAGGCAGCCTGGAGTTTCTCAAAGCAGGAGGACGTGTGAGCAATATGGCTTCTCTCATTGGAACTCTGCTTAAAATAAAGCCTTGCATTGAGTTGAAGGATGGAAAGCTTATGTCTACAAAGAAGTACCGCGGGAAAATGAGCAGAGCCACTGAAAAACTTTTTCGTGATTACTTAACTGAATTCAATATCGATAGGAAGCAGATTTATTTTATTTATTCTATCGGACTGGATGAAAGGATCAAACAGCGGATGGAGGAGGTTGCCAAAGAAAATGGCTTCCAAAATATAAGATGGATTCAGGCGGGCGGTATGATTTCTACTCATTCTGGCGCCGGGGGCTTCGGGGTAGCGGGATTAGAGGAATAGTACGGGCGGGACCAGGATTGAGGGGAGAAAAACTAGAAGCAGCTAGTAATGAATTAGGAAATTGCTTTGTGGGTTTTTCATCGAAAGGATAGCAGGGGACTGCCGTAACGTATCATCTCTAGTTAGTCACAAAGAGGCTGTCTCATAAATGTCAATTTATGACTTTGGGCCAGCCGTCTTGTTACTGTAAGAATCTAACTTACGTTTACCTTCAATTTATCATATTTGCGCTGGGTTTTATTATGAATTTCCTATTGTGAAACTTGAACTTTTTAAATTATGAAGTACCTATTTTAAACAATTGACCCAAATACCGTAGTCTATTAAACATTACATTATCAAATATGTTAGCGTTTATGTGAAGCAATTATACTGCTTCAATCTATAGGTGGAGGGTCAGGAATGAAGGGGAAAGGATCTTACAAAGCGGTTATTATCATTCTATTATTATTGATAACTGCTTTGAGTGTGACCGTTTTTATTACAATAAATAAATATAACGCTTATCATGATTATCTTGAAAATCGTGTATTTAATCCTTCTTTCAAGTGGTTTGATATTGATTTTGGTAATTACAGTGAGCTTATCGATGAGGCCATAAGTGAGGAAACCATTGATTTAAAAACCGTTACACAATTAAATAGTATATATACGAATGGATCAGATAATTTCCAGGAGTTATCTCATATTGCCAAGGTTGTAAAGGATGCTGACTTAAATAGTGATCGGATTCTCAATAAGTTACATGAGATTTCCATTACTCTAACATTACTTAGACAAGAGGTAGAGGAAAGTGGAACTGGTACCCTGAAGCTTTCTGGAGATCAGATTAAATTTTTAAATAATATCAAAGCATTCAATTCAATATTTGAAGATACATTAAAGGAATATTCAGATATAGATGACGAAGAATTTTTTGAATATGACAATCAATATTGGATTGAATATCTATCCAATATAAGTAAGCGTTCGGATAGCATTAGAATATATAACGTTTACTAATGTATGTTTTTTTTTTACCTGCATAAGGCGCCCCGGTGGTCTAGTATTATCATAATCTTGTGGTTTAGAAATTGCACGGGCTTGTCTTGTCCATAAATAATTAAAGTTATATAATGAAAACACATCTTATACATAAAGGAGGGAAAGTCATGCATACGTTCACGTTAGACATCAAAAGTGAGAGTAAATATCTTCTTTATATGATGTCTATCATTGGAATTTCAGCCGTCCTCGGGACAAGTGTGTCCTTTTTTAGCTGAAATTTCATAGATGTGAACGTACGTATGAACTCCTAAAAATAGCGAATGAGCCGCACGGGAGTGTTTCCGTGTGGCTTTTTATGTATAAGAGAGGACGAATTTCAATGTTTAAAACAAAACGTAGTATTTATATGCTGTATGGATATATATTTTTTGCGCAGTTATTCTTTGACCGTGCCTTATGGGTTATTTATCTTGGCGACAGAGGAATGACGTTCGGTCAAATCGGTTTATTAGAAGCTTTTCTTCATTTAGCGATTGTTCTATTCGAGGTGCCTACAGGGATGGTTGCCGATTTATACGGGAGAAAAGCAAGTCTCCTGATCGGAAATTTGTTTAGCATCCTTTACGGACTGTTCATGTTAATTAGCGGAACGTTTTCGATGTTTACGCTGGGCTTTTTATCCATGGGACTTATGATCACTTTCCATTCAGGCGCTGAGCAGGCTTTTGCTTACGATACTCTGAAAAATGAAAACCGTGAAAAGGAATATACCAAGGTGATTGGAACGATGACGGCTCTTGCCTTGTTGTCACTCAGTTTTGCCAAATTTCTCGGCGGTTTTATGGCGGACATCAGCTGGGAATGGGTGTATGGCTCAACCATCTTCACACACGTACTTGCGTTAATTCCTCTTTTCTTTTTGAAGGAACCGGAACGTGAAAAAACAGAAGAGGTGGCGGGCCGGTGGTATAACCAGTGGGTGCACCAATTTAAATTGGGTGTAAATGTATGGAGGAATAATCCGGCTATTCACCAGCCGGTGGTACTGTTTATCCTGGCGAGTGCGGTGATGGTGATTATCGTTTTTTACGGTCAGGAGTACTTCATTCAGCTAGGTTATTCTTCTGTCGTGGTAGGAGCCGTATTTACGGTGGAAGGCCTATTGGGAGTCGTGATGGCGAAGATTGCTTTTAAAGTCGAAGAACGGTTTAAGTTCTTTAACATCCTGTACTATGGTTTAGGGCTTTTCCTATTATTTTTCATGTTATTTATTTTTGCCACGGACTGGGCTATATTATTGTCATTCCTTTTCCTTGCCCAGCTGTTGAGTTTGTTTGAGCCAATTTTCAGCTCATTTGTGCAAAACTTCTTGAAAAGTAACGTCAGATCCACTTTCTTTTCGTTAATCGGTTTAATGGAGAGCTTTGTCATTATGATCAGTTTCCCCTTATTCGGATTTGCGATTGAGCGGACTGGATTTACGGATGGTTTTGCGGGATTGCTTGTTATATTTGTTGCGATGGCTGGGGGATACCTGATTGTTCATAGGCTTGTAAAAAGTTGATAAAAGGAGCTTCTCATTTATTGAGGAGCTCCTTTTATATGTGCGCTTTTGTGACATTATAGGAATAGAACTTCACTTAGGAGTGAGGCTCTGCCAGCTTGTCAGCTGTGTGATCCATCATTTCCTCTGACAATTGATAGGTACTCCTTTTAACGCCTTTCATGCGTAAAATGGACTTCTCTAATAGATTTAATTGATCCATATGAATCTCGTGACCAGCCACTTCTTTTACTACAGCATGATTGTACAGTTTTTCAGAAAAACTATCCTTTAGTTCTCGGGCCAGCAGAGCAGGGTCTGGCTCTCCGGCGCAGATATAAAGTGCCACCTTTTTTTGGAGCAATTCCGTTTCCTTTTCCTCCGCAAACTGCCTTAATTCTTCTTGAATCTTCCCCATATAAATAGAACCTCCGAGAACAATTGTGTCGTAATCTCGTAAAGGTGGGACCCTCTCTTTCATAACGGATCTTACATGGACCTCTCCCGGCAATTTGGTACGTAACCTGTACGCTACCTTTTTAGCACTACCGTGTCTGGTGCCATAAACGATTAGGGTTTTCATGAGAAGGACCTCCTGTTACAGATTTGTGTTCGCTCACATGTTTCAACATAAGAATAAAACAGTAGACAACGAAGATATTTAATAATGGAAATAGGGAAAGTTCTATAATGGAAACAGTTTCTCCGGACCTCATCATGTTTACCATCATAGCTGTGATCGCTGTCAGCATAGTGAGCCCTTTTACAATCAGGATGGTTCCAAGCAAATAACCAAACGCTTTTCTTCGGAGAACAAGTACGCCGGACAGAATAGCTGCAGGTACGATAAAACCGAGATCGAGCACCTGGATGACGAGCGTCGTATAATGTTCGAGACCGACAGGCGGGGTATCTTGAATGATACCTGGCAGGATTCGACCTAGCCACAATGCGAGCAGCAGAACCGCCAGGAAGAACAAGAATCCAGCGATCGTTTTCACAGGGATATGAGCATCAAATGATTGATGCAGCTTTTCATAATCGAATGACATCATGGTCAACGTGAAAGCAAAGAACGAAGCGGAAAGCAAGAGAACATACAGTAAGAAGAAATCATTATACATAAGTAACAAAGCGTACGAGGCATAGGTGTACAAAAAGTATCCAATCGTTCCAGCAAGAAGGATTCGTCCCTTCATACTTCCTCTTCTAGCCCAGTGTAAAGAGAACCATAATAACGGCAGTCCGAATAAGAGGGTTACCCAGTCCTGAGCGATCACTTGAGCGGCCGCACTTACCGAGTCTAATTGGTATAACCCTTTCCCGTATAACCGGATATTCTCTCCCTGGATCGATTGAAACGAAGTGAAGGAAGAATTGCGGCTCGATGAAACTCCAACGAATGCTACGAAGAGGGAAACGATACCAGTGAGATAGACCAGCAAGGTTATTTCTCTTTTGAACTTCATTTTTCCTACCTCCTAAATACCTTCTTACTTATGTTATATCACGGGGTAGAGGTGGATATGAGGAGCATTGATGACTATATTGTGAATTAATTCACATGAATTAAAAAGTATAAATGGTGATTGAATAGTCGGTAAGAAGTGAAGGAGGGGCATTTACCAACACTGCTTGTTCACTTGATCATAGCGAGGTGCTCAGGTCATATTTCGATTGATTAAATTTGCTTAGCTGTATCTTGTGCAGGTTTCAAAATATAACAGATTACCCATTCCTTTTCATTACCCTTTAGGTTATTACGTGCTGGAAAACCTGAGGGGTGTTTTGTACTTACTTCAAAAAGATAAATAAGTTTTCGATAAGATTAGACAAATCTTTCATATCGCAGAAAATGACAAAAGCCTGTCAATAAAAGAATCAGGAGTGATAGCCCGGTAACAATTTAATACGATAACGTAGTTGAACTTTAAACGGCATTCTTGATGGAAAATTTAGATAATTCTAAAATAAATAGTGGTGACATTAATTTCCTTAAAATGGATGTCGGAAAGGGGAAAGGTTTATGGTAAAACCACGACCACAAATCGACCAGATTGCAATGTATTCTCCGGGAAAACCGGTGGAAGAACTTAAGCGTGAAAAAGGACTTACGAAAATTGTAAAGATGGCTTCCAACGAGAATCCTTTTGGTTATTCTCCGCTTGCAGCAGAAGCTATACGTACTGAAATGAAGGAAGTTCCGTTATACCCGGAGGTTACTTCACCGCTGCTGGCAGAAAAATTAGCGAACAAACTCGCTGTGTCATCTGATCAAGTCGTATTTGGAAATGGATCAGATGAAATTATCCGATTACTAACGAGAACGTACATAAACGAAGGCGATGAGGTCGTGATGGCAGGAGTGACGTTTCCGCGTTACAAAACAAATGTCATCATCGAAGGCGGCGTTCCCATTGAGGTTGAAATGGAGGAGGGCGGCGTGCACGATCTGGAGAAAATGGCTGAAGCCTTAAACGAGAAAACAAAAATGGTGTTCGTCTGCAACCCGAATAACCCCACTGGCACGATCGTACATAAAGAACGCTTAAAGGCCTTTATTGAAAAGGTTCCATCCCACGTCATGCTTGTTATGGATGAAGCTTATTATGAATACGCGGATTCCCCTCAATATTTAGAAACGATCCCTTTACTCAATCAGTACAAGAATATGGTGATTTTACGGACTTTTTCTAAAGTCTACGGTCTAGCCGCGTTACGGATTGGCTATGGGCTGATGGCGGCTGAAATGGTAAACGATCTCCATAAAGTGAAAGAGCCATTTAATATTAACCGATTAGCTCAAGCAGCGGCCTCCGCTTCTTTGGATGATGACGAGTTTCTCTATGAAAGCATTCGATTGAACAAAGAGGGGCGTGAGTTATTAACCAATCAATTCGAAGCTATGAATCTATCTTACTTTCCAACTCAAACCAACTTCATTATGGTGGATACCGGCTATCCGGCTAAAGAGGTTTATGAGTATCTATTAAATCTTGGAGTGATTATCCGACCAGGTCACTTAATGGGATATCCAACGATGATTCGGGTGACCATTGGTGAGCAGAAAGACAATCAATATTTTATGGACTGTCTGGAAGCTTATTTGAAAGAGCAGCAAAAAGATGAAAAAGGGGTGTTGAAGCGATGAACATGCTTGAGAAATTTCCATTAACGCAGTACGTCAGTGAAGAAGGGGAAACTGTTCATTCCGACGTAACGGACATGCTGACCGCTGATTTGGTCAAACTTTTTTATGAAAAGATGTTGAGAGCGCGCATGATGGACAAAAAGTGCGTCAACCTGCAACGCCAGGGTAGAATCGGAACGTATGTGCCTTATGAAGGGCAGGAAGCGGCCCAGGTGGGCAGTGCTTTAGCGGTTGAGGAAGGTGACTGGATGTTCCCAACTTACCGGGAT
The Halobacillus halophilus DSM 2266 DNA segment above includes these coding regions:
- the hisC gene encoding histidinol-phosphate transaminase gives rise to the protein MVKPRPQIDQIAMYSPGKPVEELKREKGLTKIVKMASNENPFGYSPLAAEAIRTEMKEVPLYPEVTSPLLAEKLANKLAVSSDQVVFGNGSDEIIRLLTRTYINEGDEVVMAGVTFPRYKTNVIIEGGVPIEVEMEEGGVHDLEKMAEALNEKTKMVFVCNPNNPTGTIVHKERLKAFIEKVPSHVMLVMDEAYYEYADSPQYLETIPLLNQYKNMVILRTFSKVYGLAALRIGYGLMAAEMVNDLHKVKEPFNINRLAQAAASASLDDDEFLYESIRLNKEGRELLTNQFEAMNLSYFPTQTNFIMVDTGYPAKEVYEYLLNLGVIIRPGHLMGYPTMIRVTIGEQKDNQYFMDCLEAYLKEQQKDEKGVLKR